The genomic stretch ACATCGCAGATCAAGTGGCCTCTCACTTGGCCAAAGCCATTAccaagaaaaacaagaaaggtGGGGAGGTGAAGGCGTCGTTTATCAAAAATCATTTGGCGATTTTTGTCAACTGTTTGATAGAAAATCCCGCCTTCGACAGCCAAACCAAGGAATTCATGACGAGCAAACCCAAGGACTTTGGTTCCACCTGTAAGCTCTCAGACAGCTTCTTGAAAAAGCTCGAGAAAAGTGCAATCGTTGAGAATGTACTAGCATTTAGTCAGTTTCGGGATCGTCAAGCCTTGAAAAACAAAAGCGGTAAGAAGAAGGCCAAACTCACTGGTATCGACAAGCTCGATGACGCCAACTTTGCAGGGACGGCAAAGTCAAAAGATTGCACTCTCATCATCACAGAGGGAGACTCAGCCAAGTCGTTGGCCATGGCGGGCTTATCAGTCATTGGACGTGACTATTACGGAGTCTTTCCCCTTCGTGGGAAACCATTGAACGTCCGTGATGCTCCCATCAAGGCCGTCACCAGCAACGAAGAGATCAAAAACGTGGTTGAGATAATGGGTCTAAAGTTTCAGACAGTGTACGATGAAACGAATATCAAGCAACTCCGTTATGGACATTTGATGATTATGGCGGATCAGGATAATGATGGGTCACACATCAAGGGTTTGATCATTAATTTTATTCACAGTGAGTGACTGTtgctcttccaaaattttgcGGGTGTCGTTTTCTCACTCGAATTCCGTTTCTTGCTAGACTTTTGGCCGAGCCTGCTCGATATTCCTGGATTCCTCCAACAGTTTATCACACCGATTGTCAAGGTATCGAAAGGCCAAAAATCCCAGTCGTTTTTTAATTTACCAGAGTACGAGAATTGGCTGGAATCAACGGGAAAAAACGGACACGGATGGAAAATCAAGTACTACAAAGGGTTGGGAACTTCAACGAGCGCTGAGGCAAAGGAGTACTTTTCCAATTTAGACCTTCACGAAGTTCACTTCGGGATGCTCTCTAACGACAAGATTGAGGTAGCTATCGATGACGATCTGCAGCAGGTCCTTCCAGACACAGTGCAGTCTGGCAATGACCTCATCGACATGGTTTTTCGCAAAAATCGTGTGGAAGATCGCAAACAATGGTTGAACGCCATTGCTAAGGATACGTTCCTCAACTATTCGGAAGTATCCAAGGAAGGGGTAATGTATTCAGAATTTATCAACCGTGAATACATTTTGTTTTCAAAAAGTGATAACGAACGCTCTATACCTCATCTATTGGATGGCTTTAAGCCATCTCAGCGCAAAATCCTCTTCGCATGCTTTAAAAGAAAGCTGAAAGGCGAGATAAAAGTTGCCCAGCTCACCGGCTATGTCGCCGAGCATTCGGCGTATCATCACGGTGAAGCGTCGCTCCAAGCCACAATAGTGAACATGGCTCAGAACTTTTGTGGTTCTAACAACATCAATCTTCTCACGCCGTCTGGTCAATTCGGTACGCGTCGAATGGGTGGCAAGGATGCTGCCTCGGCTCGATACATTTTCACCAAACTCGAGCCAATCACAAGAGCCATCTTTCatccggacgacgacgagctcTTAAGCTACATAAATGACGACGGTGTGACCGTCGAGCCAGAGTATTATGTACCCGTCATCCCCATGATTCTCGTCAACGGAGCTGATGGAATTGGTACGGGCTGGTCCACGTCAGTCAATAACTATAATCCAAGGGAAATTGTACGCAACCTGCGCCGTAAGATTGCTGGTGAAGATTTTGTCGCAATGGCGCCCTTTTACAGTGGCTTCAAAGGCGAGGTATGATGCTTAATGACCAGGAGAATGATATGAGGGTAGTACTGATTGTTTCTCACATCTCGCTAAACCTTGCTCATCTCAGATTATTCCTGTTGATTCCAACTCCCGCCGATCTGGATCGTACGATATGCTTGGCAAAGTCGAACGCATCAATGACACAACGATCATTATCTCTGAATTACCCGTTCGGAAATGGACTCAAGACTACAAAGCCTTCCTTGAGATCATGTTGACTGGCGACGGGAAAAAGAAACTACCAGAGATCAAGGATTTTACTGAGAATCACACTGAGACAACTGTCTCATTCACCATCATTGCCGAGAAAGAGAAAATCGACGAATttgagaaagagaaagccGGCTTGATGGGTAAATTTAAGTTGACTGGGTCGCTCTCTACTTCGAACATGACGCTTTTCGATGAAAGAGGAAGAATCACAAGATTCGAAGATCCTGAATCGATTATGAATGCTTTCTACGATATCCGTCTAGACTTCTACGATAAACGAAAGAGGTTGCTGGTCAAAAAGCTGAAAGAGGAACAACGAAAACTCTCCAacaaagccagattcgtgGAGGAAGTGTGTCGTGTGGAACTTGTTGTCAACAATCGTAAAAGACAGGACATTCTACACGAGCTTCGAAATCGGGGCTATGAGACTTTTGGGGCAGATGCACGTTCGAAAGAGACTAGCGACAGCGATGGCGAGGAGGATTCTATCAATGAGAGCCAGTCCGACGCTGAACTCGCTCGAGGGTATGAGTACCTCCTTGGAATGAAAATTTGGTCGCTGACCTTCGAGAAAGCTGAGGAGCTGCGACGTAAGCTTGGTGAAAAAACTACGGAACTCAACGCGTTGCAGGGTACTTCACCTTCTGAGTTATGGTTGAACGACCTGGATGATGTTGAGGCTGCACTTAATGCAAGGGATATCGATCTTGAAGAAGCGGAGGTGAACGAGCGTAAAGCGCAGAAAAAAAACCAAAAGCGCCGTGCCAAAGCCGCGAAGACAACTACTCGAGGCAAAAAGAAGGATGAATGGGACTCGGAACTGGAGTCTTCCGATGGCAACGAATCAGATCGTATTCCAATCGTCCACAAGATAAATCCTCGACAGCAACCAATACCTAAGAAAAAATGCGTCGTTGGCAAGCCTGCCCTTTCCAACTCGAAGTCTATTTTAAAAGTATCGGCGGCACCAGCGAAACTTCCTAGCGCGAGGAGCAAAGATTCAGACTGCGATAGTGAGGATGATGGTTTGGGAAGATCTCTTATTGAACGGATGAAGAGCAAGTTGCATGTCTCCCCGCAAAAAGTTCCGGCACGCAAAAGAGCTGTCCTTAAGCAAAAAGCGAAGGATAAAACCAATGCCGCGCTGGCTTTCGTTTCTAATGGTTGTGACTCCTTGACATCGTTGAATGCTTCCAAATTCGTTCCGGCCTCATTGACGCCCGCGAAACCTCATGTGCCCAAAGTGAACAACGAAATAGCGAGCAAAGGGAAAAAAGCCAAAGTGAAAAGTTTCGACGACACAGAATCGGATGAATTGGAGTTTGAttcggaaaaagaaattccGAGCAAAAGCAGTACTGTTGTGGGCCTGTCTCGCACCGGGCGGACTACCAAACGTGTGGCCTACGCATATAgtgatgacgaagatgagTCTGACTCGGATTTCTAGTGCTGCTGACTTAAGATGTCGAAAACTGTAGAAGGCATTGTGACCATGGCACAACAGCAAATCAAAAGATTAACCAGTAAATGTGATCAGAGGCAAATATCGCACCAGTTAGATACTTACGAGGAAAATGGAAAGTTTGCAGTAGGGCTGGTACCTTAAAAGGACTACGATTCAGGTGTGGGTCGACTACGTGACGTTGCTAGAAAGACGAGCGTAACAGTCACTTCACTATCAGGACCTCTCACATGTAAGCGTTGTTGGCGAAATTCATTCCAAAGATCTTCTGCAATGGAATCGACACAAACGAATGTCCTTCCGCAGCGACAGAAATCGGCCCTGTGGAAGTCACAACAATAGGAAAAAAATTTCCGCAGCGTCAATCATTCCAGTACGAGCAAATTCCATAGTACTCTGAATGTAGTTGCTAGGGAAAGGGCTAAGGAAACGATTTGGCGTGTTCTGCTTTCCTTCTTCGCGTTCTTCTCCGATTTTGCTGAAGAGAGTAGATCTGAAGATTGACAGACACACACCGTGTTGCATTTGTTCCCAGCACAGGAATCAATTGGAATAAACGAGGACTCTCTGCGAAGGTGGGGCCCGGCGGATTCAAATAAAGTAACCTGCAGAGCAGTTAGAGAATATCGCATAAAATTAAAGGAAAAGTAGGTACAGAGAGATCAATAGGCCTGCATAGCGTAAAAGAGTGGTGTTACTTTTCTACCAACGCACATAACGTTTCAAATACCTGTAGGGCTGGTCCCGTAGAAGGACTACGATTCAGGTGTGGATCGACTAGAAAGACGACCGTAAGAGTCACTCACTGTCCGGACCTCTCACATGTAAGCGTTGTTGGCGAAATTCATTCCAAAGATCTTCTGCAACGGAATCAACACAAGTGAGTGCCCTTCCGCGGCGACAGAAATTGGCCCTGTGGAAGTCACAACAATAGGAGAATTTTTTCCTCAGCGTCAATCATTCCAGCATGAGCAAATGGCATAGTACTCTGAATGTAATTACTAGTGAAAGGGCGGAAGAAACAATTTGGCGTGTTCTGCTTATCTTCTTCGCGATCTTCTCCAATTTTGCTCATGAtgtcgcgaaagcgtccgcgcctgccgtaaaagacttAGGCGGAGCCTTGCATTGAGGAAGGggaagaactcctcaagggagTTAGTCGGTCGTGTTGAGCGACAGAATGCATCAGGACCAACTATCCTAGAG from Phaeodactylum tricornutum CCAP 1055/1 chromosome 12, whole genome shotgun sequence encodes the following:
- a CDS encoding predicted protein (DNA topoisomerase II that catalyzes supercoiled DNA relaxation. Highly closed to the Thalassiosira proteins thaps1 154986, 172273,154715.) — translated: KKKTVEETYQKMSQLEHILIRPDTYIGSVEPHTKLMFILEDDKIIEKEITYTPGLFKIFDEIVVNAADNKQRDPNMDKLDVTINAEENVISIQNNGKGIPIVMHKEHGIYVPELILGHLLTGSNFDDGERKTTGGRNGYGAKLANVFSTEFVVECADTENGLKYRQVFRENMKQKDKPVVKALTAKEMKAADYVKITFSPDLERFKMDRLDEDTVGLLSKRAYDIAGTMSQSSGKKLLVSLNGKKLPIKSFKDFIGVFEGINKPSAFETVRLANSDRWEVGVAASDDAAMKQVSFVNSISTSKGGTHVQYIADQVASHLAKAITKKNKKGGEVKASFIKNHLAIFVNCLIENPAFDSQTKEFMTSKPKDFGSTCKLSDSFLKKLEKSAIVENVLAFSQFRDRQALKNKSGKKKAKLTGIDKLDDANFAGTAKSKDCTLIITEGDSAKSLAMAGLSVIGRDYYGVFPLRGKPLNVRDAPIKAVTSNEEIKNVVEIMGLKFQTVYDETNIKQLRYGHLMIMADQDNDGSHIKGLIINFIHNFWPSLLDIPGFLQQFITPIVKVSKGQKSQSFFNLPEYENWLESTGKNGHGWKIKYYKGLGTSTSAEAKEYFSNLDLHEVLPDTVQSGNDLIDMVFRKNRVEDRKQWLNAIAKDTFLNYSEVSKEGVMYSEFINREYILFSKSDNERSIPHLLDGFKPSQRKILFACFKRKLKGEIKVAQLTGYVAEHSAYHHGEASLQATIVNMAQNFCGSNNINLLTPSGQFGTRRMGGKDAASARYIFTKLEPITRAIFHPDDDELLSYINDDGVTVEPEYYVPVIPMILVNGADGIGTGWSTSVNNYNPREIVRNLRRKIAGEDFVAMAPFYSGFKGEIIPVDSNSRRSGSYDMLGKVERINDTTIIISELPVRKWTQDYKAFLEIMLTGDGKKKLPEIKDFTENHTETTVSFTIIAEKEKIDEFEKEKAGLMGKFKLTGSLSTSNMTLFDERGRITRFEDPESIMNAFYDIRLDFYDKRKRLLVKKLKEEQRKLSNKARFVEEVCRVELVVNNRKRQDILHELRNRGYETFGADARSKETSDSDGEEDSINESQSDAELARGYEYLLGMKIWSLTFEKAEELRRKLGEKTTELNALQGTSPSELWLNDLD